From Triticum urartu cultivar G1812 chromosome 2, Tu2.1, whole genome shotgun sequence, a single genomic window includes:
- the LOC125534887 gene encoding protein PARTING DANCERS homolog, producing the protein MHTTIFLRWIAVVKGGEEGRSQPTELSRPTSTATSSARAATATRRSLAPPHRRGLVVLLRSGFLSSLLQMERCASRTSARPPQPQPAPAPAPAPTPGRGICMMSTAWRDKQEHHLINFIGAFLAANLYRLNFLSISPDFIFNNGGLSVAFIFETSWDCGNAAAVFSRVNALKRQFKNLYVVVAVPTVEQIESFNQSYFKYGMELGSPTFVPVNDPEMGFEMMLKIAHARGVCKQQDISSTMRNEREQAVQCMDAYVRVLTSIPGIDDHDANMLAQAIGSIEAIAKASESSILENTDLSRDKAETIVRFFRDPQFYLSPKIN; encoded by the exons ATGCACACAACCATATTCCTGAGGTGGATTGCCGTCGTCAAAGGTGGCGAAGAAG gccgtTCACAGCCCACCGAGCTGTCCAGGCCCACCTCCACCGCCACCTCGAGCGCAcgcgcggcgacggcgacgagacGAAGCCTCGCGCCACCGCACCGCCGCGGCCTCGTCGTCTTACTCCGCTCCGGcttcctctcctctcttctcCAGATGGAGCGCTGCGCCAGCCGGACCTCCGCCCGGCCGCCGCAGCCCCAGCCCGCTcccgccccagccccagccccaACCCCAG GCCGTGGAATATGCATGATGAGCACCGCGTGGAGAGACAAGCAGGAACACCACCTTATCAACTTCATTGGCGCGTTCCTGGCCGCCAACTTGTATCGCCTAAACTTCCTGTCGATATCTCCT GACTTCATCTTCAACAATGGGGGGCTATCAGTTGCTTTCATCTTTGAGACGAGCTGGGATTGTGGGAATGCAGCTGCTGTTTTTAGCAG GGTGAATGCACTGAAGAGGCAGTTCAAAAATCTCTATGTCGTTGTTGCCGTTCCTACGGTGGAGCAAATCGAATCGTTTAATCAGTCTTATTTCAA GTATGGCATGGAGCTTGGTTCCCCTACATTTGTGCCTGTTAACGATCCAGAGATGGGATTTGAGATGATGCTCAAGATTGCTCATGCCCGTGGAG TATGCAAGCAGCAGGACATTAGCTCAACAATGAGGAATGAG CGGGAGCAAGCAGTTCAGTGCATGGATGCCTATGTACGAGTGCTCACCTCTATTCCTGGTATTGATGATCACGATGCCAATATG CTTGCCCAAGCTATTGGCtccattgaagcaattgcaaaaGCATCCGAGAGTTCTATCCTGGAAAACACTGACCTCTCCAGGGATAAGGCAGAGACAATTGTCAGGTTCTTCAGGGATCCGCAGTTCTACTTAAGCCCTAAAATCAACTAA